In a genomic window of Xylophilus rhododendri:
- a CDS encoding exodeoxyribonuclease VII small subunit has protein sequence MPKAPTAPDSANPLQDQPASYEAALAELEQLVSRLDAGQLPLDQLLAGYRRGAALLAFCRERLQAVEEQVQVLDGASSKPWTPGT, from the coding sequence ATGCCCAAGGCGCCCACCGCCCCCGATTCCGCCAACCCGCTGCAAGACCAGCCCGCCAGCTACGAGGCAGCGCTCGCAGAACTCGAACAGCTCGTGTCCCGGCTCGACGCCGGCCAACTGCCCCTGGACCAGCTGCTGGCCGGCTACCGCCGCGGCGCCGCGCTGCTGGCCTTCTGCCGCGAGCGTCTGCAGGCGGTCGAGGAGCAGGTGCAGGTGCTCGACGGGGCTTCGTCCAAGCCCTGGACGCCGGGCACATGA